The following are encoded in a window of Microbacterium sp. LWO13-1.2 genomic DNA:
- a CDS encoding ATP-binding cassette domain-containing protein produces MMIVPELWREARAFPRELTMSVVLLLLVFGTHLLQAWALAWSLAAFVDGDMTDALVGIGAILGIGVSRILLSLAQASAAAALGGRVREGLRRRAVTAALDPARLHDASLRDGSVQATLGDGIDGTDAYVSRYIPAVVQLAVGSLVAVVLLGSISPVAALCVGVGVLLAIVGPLAWKRMLARRGFEHWDSYEALGGDMLESLRGMATLRVLGDVAGTRALLHSRSEALRRATERVMRSSLAETAVTDVAVQAGYVSAAFVAVIDVVTGAPPRVEVYAILLLSSEVFRPVRELSRHWHAGFLGLTAVPGLAALGAFRIPEAGTEAGTAAGTEAIRDASTPSAGGEVLRVSGLTYRYPGASEDVLRGVDLRAEKGTVHAIVGASGSGKSTLFDLLLGFLTPTAGTIEIDGRALRAADIAVVSQRPVLFAGTIRENVDLFGADDVDVEAACAAAGILDEIRAIPGGFDAAVSEAGTSLSGGQRQRLALARALLARRPVLLVDEPTSALDDRGALTVADTLERVAAERIVIMISHRPEALERVTDVRLLDQGVLVKAAS; encoded by the coding sequence ATGATGATCGTGCCCGAACTGTGGCGAGAAGCCCGCGCCTTCCCGCGTGAGCTCACGATGAGCGTCGTCCTGCTCCTGCTCGTCTTCGGCACTCACCTGCTGCAGGCCTGGGCGCTCGCCTGGTCGCTGGCCGCATTCGTCGACGGCGATATGACCGATGCTCTTGTCGGAATCGGTGCGATCCTCGGCATCGGAGTGTCGCGAATCCTGCTGTCGCTCGCTCAGGCGAGTGCCGCCGCCGCGCTCGGCGGAAGAGTGCGCGAGGGGCTGCGCCGGCGAGCCGTCACCGCCGCGCTCGACCCCGCGCGCCTGCACGATGCTTCGCTGCGTGATGGCTCGGTCCAGGCGACGCTCGGGGATGGGATCGACGGCACCGATGCCTACGTCTCGAGGTACATCCCCGCCGTCGTGCAACTCGCCGTCGGCAGTCTTGTCGCCGTCGTCCTACTGGGGTCGATATCACCGGTCGCCGCGCTCTGCGTGGGGGTGGGAGTGCTCCTGGCAATCGTCGGTCCCCTGGCATGGAAGCGGATGCTCGCGCGGCGCGGCTTCGAGCACTGGGACAGTTACGAGGCGCTCGGCGGCGACATGCTGGAATCGCTCCGGGGCATGGCGACGCTGCGGGTGCTGGGCGATGTCGCTGGAACCCGGGCGCTGCTGCACTCGAGGTCGGAGGCGCTGCGCCGCGCGACGGAGCGCGTGATGCGTTCGTCTTTGGCCGAGACCGCCGTGACCGACGTCGCCGTCCAGGCGGGATATGTCTCGGCCGCCTTCGTCGCCGTCATCGATGTCGTGACGGGCGCGCCGCCCCGCGTCGAGGTGTACGCGATTCTGCTCCTCTCGTCCGAGGTGTTCCGCCCCGTGCGTGAGCTCTCGCGGCACTGGCACGCCGGGTTCCTCGGTTTGACCGCGGTGCCGGGTCTCGCCGCGCTCGGTGCCTTCCGCATTCCCGAGGCCGGCACCGAGGCGGGCACCGCAGCCGGTACTGAGGCGATCCGCGACGCCTCGACCCCTTCTGCCGGCGGCGAGGTGTTGCGGGTCTCGGGCCTCACCTATCGATACCCCGGTGCGTCTGAAGACGTCCTCCGTGGTGTCGATCTCCGCGCGGAGAAGGGCACCGTGCACGCGATCGTCGGGGCATCCGGATCCGGAAAGTCGACGCTGTTCGACCTCCTCCTCGGGTTCCTCACGCCGACAGCGGGCACCATCGAGATCGACGGTCGCGCTCTCCGCGCGGCCGACATCGCCGTCGTCTCGCAGCGCCCCGTGCTCTTCGCCGGGACGATCCGCGAGAACGTCGACCTCTTCGGAGCCGACGACGTCGATGTCGAAGCCGCGTGCGCAGCCGCAGGCATCCTGGATGAGATCCGAGCGATTCCGGGAGGATTCGACGCGGCCGTGAGCGAAGCCGGAACGAGCTTGTCAGGCGGGCAGCGCCAACGGCTCGCCCTCGCCCGTGCGCTTCTCGCGCGCCGGCCGGTGCTCCTCGTCGATGAACCGACGAGCGCGCTCGATGACCGCGGCGCGCTGACCGTCGCCGACACCCTGGAACGGGTCGCCGCGGAGCGCATCGTCATCATGATCAGCCACCGGCCTGAGGCGCTCGAGCGCGTGACCGACGTGCGGCTTCTCGATCAGGGCGTCCTCGTCAAGGCGGCATCATGA
- a CDS encoding ABC transporter ATP-binding protein encodes MTEATTATVFARLLPPLRPEWRGIIWSYLIGTASTLALTAIAVLAALGVGRAVVHGDWPPAAWWVSLSALVLLRAILTWREMDVSHALAYRVLARLRVTLFDAYSRSVPGRRREHSGRAAAVVMTDIEKLEFFYAHTLAQIGASVTLFLLSMIGAAVIMPAAALVVLFGGAVVALTALLGAAPARRIGAQEQREREDQSEKLVDALGAMREILAYGLQDRIVREAVDGTRRAARTSRRRALITEAVNGTRELILTAVVISIILLALVTSGPGGIGAQGGGVAALLPALVTLSVAGVAAIAEASHTVTELHPLAASARRVGAAISRPAVVADVADPIDLPQGPLGVRFDDVSFSYDDQTRALHRWSMEIAPREHVGLAGASGAGKSTVIALAARLWDPEHGTIALVDDAGRVYPLDAIAEEDLRTAVAVVEQDARLFHGTVRENLLRGASPRDDGALHAVLKRVGADTWITLDDQIGEHGVRLSGGQRARLALARALVREPRVLIVDEITASLDPATERHISDVLAGFDGTVVAASHRRETLERLDRVIRIAPVRVPATVIGER; translated from the coding sequence ATGACCGAGGCCACGACCGCGACCGTGTTCGCACGCCTGCTCCCGCCGCTGAGACCGGAGTGGCGGGGGATCATCTGGAGCTACCTGATCGGAACGGCGAGCACCCTCGCACTGACCGCGATCGCAGTCCTCGCCGCACTCGGCGTCGGACGCGCGGTCGTGCACGGCGATTGGCCGCCCGCCGCGTGGTGGGTCAGCCTCTCGGCACTCGTGCTGTTGCGCGCGATCCTCACCTGGCGGGAGATGGATGTCTCCCACGCGCTCGCCTACCGGGTGCTCGCACGCCTGCGGGTCACCCTCTTCGACGCATACTCGCGCAGTGTTCCCGGTCGCAGGCGGGAGCACTCCGGCCGTGCGGCCGCCGTGGTGATGACCGATATCGAGAAGCTCGAGTTCTTCTACGCGCACACGCTTGCGCAGATCGGCGCATCCGTCACGCTCTTCCTGCTGTCCATGATCGGTGCAGCGGTGATCATGCCGGCGGCCGCCCTGGTCGTGCTCTTCGGTGGCGCCGTCGTCGCCCTCACTGCGCTTCTCGGGGCTGCGCCCGCGCGACGGATCGGTGCGCAGGAGCAGCGGGAGCGCGAGGACCAGTCGGAGAAGCTCGTCGACGCTCTCGGTGCGATGCGGGAGATCCTCGCGTACGGACTGCAGGACAGGATCGTACGGGAGGCCGTGGACGGCACCCGACGCGCGGCGCGCACCTCACGACGGCGCGCTCTGATCACCGAAGCCGTCAACGGCACGCGCGAGCTCATCCTGACCGCGGTCGTGATCAGCATCATCCTGCTCGCACTCGTCACGTCCGGTCCCGGCGGGATCGGAGCGCAGGGAGGCGGGGTGGCCGCGCTGCTTCCCGCCCTCGTCACGCTGTCCGTCGCCGGGGTGGCCGCGATCGCCGAGGCCAGCCACACCGTCACGGAACTCCATCCCCTCGCGGCGAGCGCACGGCGCGTCGGCGCGGCGATCTCTCGCCCGGCGGTGGTGGCCGATGTCGCCGATCCGATCGACCTCCCCCAAGGCCCGCTCGGCGTTCGCTTCGACGACGTCTCGTTCTCGTACGACGATCAGACTCGGGCGCTGCACAGATGGTCGATGGAGATCGCGCCGAGGGAGCACGTCGGCCTCGCCGGAGCATCCGGCGCCGGCAAGAGCACGGTCATCGCGTTGGCCGCGCGGCTCTGGGATCCGGAGCACGGCACCATCGCACTGGTGGACGACGCAGGCAGGGTCTACCCACTCGATGCCATCGCGGAAGAAGACCTCCGCACCGCGGTCGCCGTGGTCGAGCAGGATGCCCGCCTGTTCCATGGCACCGTGCGTGAGAACCTCCTGCGCGGAGCATCGCCTCGTGACGATGGCGCCCTCCACGCTGTGCTCAAGCGTGTCGGCGCCGACACCTGGATCACGCTCGATGATCAGATCGGCGAACACGGCGTCCGACTCTCAGGAGGTCAACGGGCCCGGCTGGCGCTGGCCCGCGCCCTCGTGCGGGAGCCGCGGGTGCTCATCGTCGACGAGATCACCGCGAGTCTCGACCCGGCGACCGAGCGCCACATCTCCGACGTGCTCGCGGGCTTCGACGGCACGGTGGTCGCCGCCTCGCATCGCCGGGAGACACTCGAACGCCTCGATCGCGTGATCCGCATCGCGCCCGTCCGAGTACCTGCGACAGTGATCGGCGAACGCTGA
- a CDS encoding GNAT family N-acetyltransferase — translation MTATRSARLASGPAGTTVYTTDSPVLGSITFTVLDPVADLDVIHEWVTRPDSRFWGLAELSREDLRDLYLFVDGLPSHHAFLVRRDGVPIVLLQTYEPEHDPLGEVYDVQPGDAGIHFLLGGRGERVPGYTARVGGVIAEFLFARPEVDRIVVEPDIRNERAIDRIRRSGFTFGPEVELPDKTGQLAFLTREQWERMRSA, via the coding sequence ATGACCGCCACACGAAGCGCCCGGCTGGCGTCCGGCCCGGCCGGCACCACCGTCTACACCACGGATTCCCCGGTGCTGGGGAGCATCACCTTCACGGTGCTCGACCCGGTGGCCGATCTCGACGTGATCCACGAATGGGTGACTCGCCCCGATTCCCGGTTCTGGGGTCTGGCCGAGCTGTCCCGCGAGGACCTGCGTGATCTGTACCTCTTCGTCGACGGGCTGCCCAGTCACCACGCGTTCCTCGTGCGGCGTGATGGGGTGCCGATCGTGCTGCTCCAGACCTACGAGCCCGAGCACGACCCGCTCGGCGAGGTCTACGACGTGCAACCCGGTGACGCGGGCATCCACTTCCTCCTCGGTGGTCGAGGGGAGCGGGTTCCCGGTTACACCGCGCGGGTCGGGGGCGTGATCGCCGAGTTCCTGTTCGCGCGTCCCGAGGTCGATCGCATCGTGGTCGAACCCGACATCCGCAACGAGCGCGCCATCGACAGGATCCGGAGATCGGGATTCACCTTCGGCCCAGAGGTCGAGCTTCCCGATAAGACCGGTCAGCTGGCGTTCCTGACCCGCGAGCAGTGGGAGCGGATGCGGTCGGCCTGA
- a CDS encoding penicillin acylase family protein, with the protein MAEVYRDELGIPHIRATDLRDLAVAQGEVTARDRGWQIEVDRLRSSGQLSELIGAAAVPWDVFARRARLDDTARRAFDRLDGETRRFIGDYTTGVRRGMEAVGQHAAESCDLDEAFGDARPLTPWNDHDPLGVLHVAHVLFSTFPTVLWREHVAAALGDDWVDVFAGDAADETTPTSGSNAWALHGSRTESGMPLLAGDPHRIFELPGVYQQVRLACDEFDVIGLAFPGVPGVPHFGHTGSAAWGITNAIAHSVDTFQERIRVRGDGYEALGPDGWDVVDVQRSVVRVRGGADVEVEALETAHGCIVTDLRPHGDELRAWSIRHPARTNADLGVDALLPLLRARTAGDVVAAFASWVDPVNRLLAADREGTVLSATVGTVPQRGRNERRLALDAVVAASAPDRTMPAAVAVTDVAVDANERPSAEQMDLGWAYPSAHRAERITLLLDAVRPRRATEFPEIWGDTVSGSWAALRTFLPAGEFAAPVAAARDLLAGWDGRMDAGSLAAGIFAAWRSALVQAVAAHPALAPLHAAHGFGAVFDPWLRIEGQVAAALPRLLRHPLLQADAGEIAAAALTRAASASAWGARHRMLPLHVLADVPGVTSSGPSFDAELSGDGDAVRCTGSTPGVTDRSWRGSVARWAWDLADRDASLWSVPFGASGAPDSPHFSDQFDPWVGVRPTRVVTDWSILRLDRSTGAA; encoded by the coding sequence ATGGCAGAGGTCTACCGCGATGAACTCGGCATCCCGCACATCCGCGCGACCGACCTGCGTGACCTCGCCGTCGCGCAGGGGGAGGTCACGGCTCGTGACCGCGGATGGCAGATCGAGGTCGATCGGCTGCGATCTTCGGGGCAGCTCTCCGAGCTCATTGGCGCGGCGGCCGTCCCGTGGGACGTCTTCGCGCGCCGGGCTCGGCTGGATGACACCGCGCGCCGCGCCTTCGACCGGCTCGACGGGGAGACGCGGCGGTTCATCGGCGACTACACGACGGGGGTTCGGCGCGGCATGGAGGCCGTCGGGCAGCATGCTGCCGAGTCCTGCGACCTGGATGAGGCGTTCGGCGACGCTCGCCCGCTGACGCCTTGGAACGACCACGATCCGCTCGGGGTGCTGCACGTCGCGCACGTGCTGTTCTCGACATTCCCGACGGTGCTGTGGCGCGAGCACGTCGCCGCGGCGCTGGGCGACGACTGGGTCGATGTCTTCGCCGGTGATGCCGCCGACGAGACCACCCCCACGTCGGGGAGCAACGCGTGGGCACTGCACGGTTCGCGCACGGAGAGTGGGATGCCGCTGCTCGCCGGCGACCCGCATCGGATCTTCGAGCTCCCCGGCGTCTATCAACAGGTCCGCCTCGCCTGCGACGAGTTCGACGTGATCGGCCTGGCCTTTCCCGGCGTTCCCGGTGTGCCGCACTTCGGCCACACCGGATCGGCGGCCTGGGGCATCACGAATGCGATCGCGCACAGCGTCGACACCTTCCAGGAGCGGATCCGCGTGCGCGGCGACGGGTACGAGGCGCTCGGGCCCGACGGCTGGGACGTGGTCGACGTGCAGCGATCCGTGGTCCGGGTGCGCGGTGGCGCCGACGTCGAGGTCGAGGCGCTGGAGACCGCGCACGGATGCATCGTCACCGACCTGCGCCCGCACGGTGACGAACTGCGGGCATGGAGCATCCGACACCCGGCTCGGACGAACGCCGACCTCGGAGTCGACGCGCTGCTTCCGCTGCTGCGCGCCCGCACTGCGGGCGACGTGGTTGCCGCGTTCGCGTCGTGGGTCGATCCCGTCAACCGCCTCCTCGCCGCCGACCGTGAGGGGACGGTGCTGTCGGCGACCGTGGGCACCGTGCCGCAGCGGGGGAGGAATGAGCGTCGTCTGGCACTGGATGCGGTGGTCGCCGCATCCGCTCCGGACCGGACGATGCCCGCTGCCGTCGCGGTCACCGATGTCGCCGTCGACGCCAACGAACGTCCGTCTGCCGAGCAGATGGACCTGGGCTGGGCGTATCCCTCTGCGCATCGCGCCGAGCGGATCACGCTGCTGCTCGACGCGGTGCGTCCGCGCCGCGCGACCGAGTTCCCCGAGATCTGGGGGGACACCGTGAGCGGTTCGTGGGCGGCGCTGCGTACCTTCCTGCCTGCGGGAGAGTTCGCGGCACCGGTCGCTGCGGCTCGCGATCTGCTCGCCGGCTGGGATGGGCGCATGGACGCCGGATCCCTCGCTGCCGGGATCTTCGCCGCCTGGCGCAGCGCGCTGGTGCAGGCGGTCGCGGCGCATCCGGCTCTCGCCCCGCTGCACGCAGCGCACGGGTTCGGGGCGGTCTTCGATCCCTGGTTGCGCATCGAGGGGCAGGTGGCTGCGGCGCTTCCGCGACTGCTGCGCCACCCGCTGCTGCAGGCGGATGCCGGGGAGATCGCCGCGGCCGCACTGACCCGAGCAGCATCGGCATCCGCGTGGGGTGCAAGGCACCGGATGCTCCCCCTGCACGTCCTTGCGGACGTGCCCGGTGTCACCTCGTCGGGGCCGTCCTTCGATGCCGAACTCTCCGGAGACGGAGACGCCGTGCGATGCACCGGCTCGACACCGGGCGTCACCGACCGCAGCTGGCGCGGATCCGTCGCCCGGTGGGCGTGGGACCTCGCGGACCGCGACGCGAGCCTCTGGAGCGTGCCCTTCGGTGCCTCCGGAGCCCCCGACTCACCGCACTTCAGCGACCAGTTCGATCCCTGGGTCGGCGTCCGCCCGACGCGGGTCGTCACCGACTGGAGCATCCTCCGACTCGATCGATCAACGGGAGCAGCATGA
- a CDS encoding IucA/IucC family siderophore biosynthesis protein, with product MTAPATHLTPVALERAQRHLVAKAIAEFSHERLIAPEPLADGGWRLAVPAGDAEYRFDAVRTALEHWIIDEDSIHRFVDGRTAPLDAQALILELQPLLGLSDELLPLYLEEIASTLAGAMFKIAQGGPTADALADADFQTIEAAMTEGHPGFVANNGRIGFGVSDHAAFAPEAGRPFRLVWVAARRSASHLALGAGLDEETLLAGELNPAERERFTSRLADVGEEPADFHLLPVHPWQWENRVAITFAPDLARRDLVLIGESDDEYRAQQSVRTMFNVSHPQRHYVKTALAVQNMGFLRGLSPAYMRVTPAINDWVADLVAGDATLRDAGFRVLRERASIGYTGDAYHRTPEPSAHRKMLAALWRESPMPLITGSQQLATMASLLHRDHDGASMATSLIRASGRSAAEWVRAYLRVYLRPIVHCLLAHDLAFMPHGENLILILENHVPTGVFMKDIGEEIALLAERDVPEDIRRTVSPVDDQEKALAIFTDVFDGVLRHLAGILHIDGTLPETEFWRIVAETVDEHAAEHPGLDSLVDLRADSFAHSCLNRLQLRNTLRMVDLADQSASLMYAGTLANPIGRARIPQLAPVGS from the coding sequence ATGACCGCCCCCGCCACCCACCTGACCCCCGTCGCGCTCGAGCGCGCTCAACGCCACCTCGTCGCCAAGGCCATCGCGGAGTTCAGCCACGAACGGCTCATCGCCCCCGAGCCACTCGCCGACGGAGGATGGCGCCTCGCGGTTCCGGCCGGCGACGCCGAGTACCGGTTCGACGCCGTTCGCACGGCGCTGGAGCACTGGATCATCGACGAGGACAGCATCCATCGCTTCGTCGATGGACGCACGGCGCCCCTCGATGCGCAGGCGCTCATCCTCGAACTGCAGCCGCTTCTCGGCCTGTCGGACGAGTTGTTGCCGCTCTACCTCGAAGAGATCGCCTCCACCCTGGCCGGGGCGATGTTCAAGATCGCGCAGGGCGGGCCGACGGCGGATGCTCTCGCTGACGCAGACTTCCAGACGATCGAGGCGGCGATGACCGAGGGGCACCCCGGGTTCGTCGCCAACAACGGACGCATCGGATTCGGCGTCTCCGATCACGCCGCCTTCGCGCCGGAGGCCGGCCGCCCGTTCCGTCTCGTCTGGGTGGCCGCTCGCCGATCGGCGTCGCATCTGGCGCTCGGCGCCGGGCTCGACGAGGAGACGCTGCTCGCCGGCGAGCTGAACCCCGCTGAGCGCGAGCGCTTCACCTCTCGACTCGCCGACGTCGGCGAGGAACCCGCCGACTTCCACCTGCTGCCGGTGCATCCGTGGCAGTGGGAGAACCGGGTCGCGATCACCTTCGCCCCCGACCTGGCTCGCCGTGATCTGGTGCTGATCGGCGAGAGCGACGACGAGTACCGTGCCCAGCAGTCGGTGCGGACGATGTTCAACGTCTCGCATCCGCAGCGGCACTACGTGAAGACCGCGCTGGCGGTGCAGAACATGGGGTTCCTCCGTGGCCTCTCGCCGGCCTACATGCGCGTCACTCCGGCCATCAACGACTGGGTCGCCGACCTCGTCGCGGGGGATGCGACGCTGCGCGACGCCGGGTTCCGCGTGCTGCGGGAACGCGCATCGATCGGGTACACGGGCGACGCGTACCACCGCACCCCTGAGCCGTCGGCGCACCGCAAGATGCTCGCGGCGCTCTGGCGGGAGAGCCCGATGCCACTGATCACCGGATCACAGCAGCTCGCCACGATGGCGTCGCTGCTGCACCGCGACCACGACGGTGCGTCGATGGCCACGTCTCTCATCCGCGCATCCGGTCGCTCTGCCGCCGAGTGGGTGCGTGCCTACCTGCGGGTGTACCTGCGCCCGATCGTGCACTGCCTGCTCGCGCACGACCTCGCATTCATGCCGCACGGCGAGAACCTCATCCTCATCCTCGAGAACCATGTGCCGACCGGCGTCTTCATGAAGGACATCGGCGAGGAGATCGCCCTGCTCGCCGAGCGCGACGTTCCGGAGGACATCCGCCGGACGGTGTCGCCGGTCGACGATCAGGAGAAGGCGCTCGCGATCTTCACCGACGTCTTCGACGGCGTGCTGCGCCACCTCGCCGGCATCCTGCACATCGACGGGACGCTGCCCGAGACGGAGTTCTGGCGGATCGTGGCCGAGACCGTCGACGAGCACGCTGCTGAGCATCCCGGGCTGGACTCCCTCGTCGACCTGCGGGCGGATTCCTTCGCGCACTCATGCCTCAACCGGCTCCAGCTGCGCAACACTCTGCGGATGGTCGACCTCGCGGACCAGTCGGCATCGCTGATGTACGCCGGCACCCTGGCGAACCCGATCGGGCGGGCACGGATCCCGCAGCTCGCGCCCGTGGGAAGCTGA
- a CDS encoding GNAT family N-acetyltransferase: MIVSTDLAIALIAADPQRDAAVLRAWLADPHSAFWGMGDVDTAGVVAYLDSILAHPAQDAWLGLVDGIPTFYAETYDPSRVLLTGIHDAIPGDLGMHVLISPPIGEPRHGLTDAVFGAVMAWCFEGLGAQRVVVEPDARNDRIRTKNVRAGFTELREVAVDDGGHTKTAMLSVCTRAAFAASELAETHDPVRGGRA, encoded by the coding sequence ATGATCGTCTCCACCGACCTCGCCATCGCGCTCATCGCCGCCGATCCGCAACGCGACGCGGCGGTGCTGCGCGCATGGCTGGCCGATCCGCACTCGGCGTTCTGGGGCATGGGCGACGTGGACACGGCCGGCGTCGTGGCCTATCTCGACAGCATCCTGGCGCATCCGGCACAGGATGCCTGGCTCGGTCTGGTCGACGGCATCCCCACCTTCTACGCCGAGACCTACGACCCGTCCCGCGTGCTGCTGACCGGCATCCACGACGCGATCCCCGGCGACCTCGGCATGCACGTGCTGATCTCACCGCCAATCGGCGAGCCCAGGCACGGCCTCACCGACGCCGTCTTCGGGGCCGTGATGGCCTGGTGCTTCGAGGGACTCGGCGCGCAGCGGGTCGTCGTCGAGCCCGATGCGCGCAACGACCGCATCCGCACGAAGAACGTGCGGGCCGGCTTCACAGAGCTGCGCGAAGTCGCCGTCGACGATGGCGGCCACACCAAGACCGCGATGCTGTCGGTGTGCACGCGCGCCGCGTTCGCGGCATCCGAACTCGCTGAGACGCACGATCCCGTCCGAGGAGGACGCGCATGA
- a CDS encoding SidA/IucD/PvdA family monooxygenase, whose amino-acid sequence MSGHVHDSGHIHDLVGVGIGPFNLGLACLAHPTGLDAVFLDREDGFRWHHGMMIEGATIQVPFLADLVTMADPTSEFSFLNWLKHTGRLYPFYIRESFYALRAEYDAYCRWAASRLPNLRWNHEVVAIEHDEAEGVYTVRAMRTDTGEEREIRARHVVVGVGTRPSVPRELRDVAGQAVHSSEYMERRDELRATDSITVVGSGQSAAEIYRDLLDGARDGGYRLDWITRSPRFFPMEYTKLTLEMTSPEYTDHFHALPIGQRQHLGREQRSLYKGISADLIDDIYDTLYRLSADGPVRTTLLTDTEVTAAEWDGSTYRLGLRHGQLGQDHERETASLILATGYAAETPPFLAGVADRLDWDALGRLDVARDYSVDGGRGRIFVQNGEEHTHGLTAPDLGFGAWRNSSILASILGREVYPIERRIAFQEFGVPQGAARAEQPATEAVR is encoded by the coding sequence ATGAGCGGCCACGTGCACGACAGCGGCCACATCCACGACCTGGTCGGTGTCGGAATCGGGCCGTTCAATCTGGGGCTCGCGTGCCTCGCGCATCCGACCGGGCTCGATGCGGTGTTCCTCGATCGCGAAGACGGATTCCGTTGGCACCACGGCATGATGATCGAGGGCGCGACCATCCAGGTGCCGTTCCTCGCCGATCTCGTGACGATGGCCGATCCGACCTCGGAGTTCTCGTTCCTCAACTGGCTGAAGCACACCGGCCGGCTCTACCCCTTCTACATCCGGGAGAGCTTCTACGCACTGCGTGCCGAATACGACGCCTACTGCCGCTGGGCGGCGAGCCGGCTCCCCAACCTGCGGTGGAATCACGAAGTCGTCGCGATCGAGCACGACGAAGCCGAAGGCGTGTACACGGTGCGGGCGATGCGCACCGACACCGGCGAGGAGCGCGAGATCCGCGCGCGTCATGTCGTCGTCGGCGTCGGCACCCGCCCGTCCGTGCCCCGCGAGCTGCGCGACGTCGCCGGCCAGGCCGTGCACAGCTCGGAGTACATGGAGCGCCGCGACGAGCTGCGCGCGACGGATTCGATCACCGTCGTCGGCAGCGGGCAGTCGGCGGCGGAGATCTATCGTGACCTCCTCGACGGCGCCCGCGACGGCGGATACCGCCTCGACTGGATCACGCGATCGCCGCGGTTCTTCCCCATGGAGTACACCAAGCTCACTCTCGAGATGACGTCTCCCGAGTACACCGACCACTTCCATGCGCTTCCGATCGGGCAGCGCCAGCACCTCGGCCGCGAGCAGCGGAGCCTGTACAAGGGCATCTCCGCCGACCTCATCGACGACATCTACGACACCCTCTACCGCCTCAGCGCCGACGGTCCGGTGCGCACAACGCTCCTGACCGACACCGAGGTGACCGCGGCCGAGTGGGACGGCAGCACCTACCGGCTCGGCCTGCGGCACGGTCAACTCGGCCAGGACCACGAGCGCGAGACCGCATCGCTGATCCTCGCCACCGGATACGCCGCCGAGACGCCGCCGTTCCTCGCCGGCGTCGCTGACCGACTCGATTGGGATGCACTCGGCAGGCTCGACGTCGCCCGCGATTACAGCGTCGACGGCGGCCGTGGCCGGATCTTCGTGCAGAACGGCGAGGAGCACACCCACGGTCTGACCGCGCCGGACCTCGGCTTCGGGGCCTGGCGCAACTCGTCGATCCTCGCGTCGATCCTCGGCCGCGAGGTCTATCCCATCGAGCGCCGCATCGCGTTCCAGGAGTTCGGGGTGCCACAGGGCGCCGCGCGTGCGGAGCAGCCGGCGACGGAGGCAGTCCGATGA